From Actinopolymorpha cephalotaxi, one genomic window encodes:
- the groES gene encoding co-chaperone GroES translates to MSVSIKPLEDRIVIKTLDAEETTASGLVIPDTAKEKPQEGEVVAVGPGRIDDNGNRVPLDVAVGNKVIFSKYGGTEVKYSGEEFLILSARDVLAVVEK, encoded by the coding sequence GTGTCGGTCTCCATCAAGCCGCTCGAGGACCGCATCGTCATCAAGACCCTCGACGCCGAAGAGACAACCGCGTCGGGTCTGGTGATTCCTGACACCGCGAAGGAGAAGCCCCAGGAGGGCGAAGTCGTCGCGGTCGGTCCGGGTCGCATCGACGACAACGGCAACCGGGTCCCGCTCGACGTTGCCGTCGGCAACAAGGTGATCTTCAGCAAGTACGGCGGCACCGAGGTGAAGTACAGCGGCGAGGAGTTCCTCATCCTCTCCGCGCGCGACGTGCTCGCCGTCGTCGAGAAGTAG
- a CDS encoding THUMP-like domain-containing protein, translated as MDLEVFRALRGPAGQDLLAEAQAAYDERAAITLATRLRRDHPADLVAAALTQAALRRRARTKFGADADRMFFTRDGLEQATTAGVAAHRAGRIAAVLGADEGGPAGGAAERAEPARVADLCCGIGGDLLALARAGLAVTGFDRDPLTAEIARANLADLANLATPAGSGDPAGRSVQAHARVEVADVTEVDRSPYAGVVADPARRSGRGRVFDPADYSPPWSFVTDLLTGTACVKTAPIIPHALIPAEVEAEWVSEGREVKEAALWSGALRSRAEGSGEPVRRRATVLPAGTALTDADDPGDAPVSEPLGYLYEPDGAVIRAGLVTAVAPLVDGALVHPKIAYLTSARWVPTPFATAYRIEEVLPYDVKVLRRALRARDVGALTVKKRGVDVDPDVLRKRLAPRGSAAATLVVTRTAGGSVALLVTPLVTPPGEPPAA; from the coding sequence ATGGACCTCGAGGTGTTCCGGGCGCTCCGTGGACCCGCCGGCCAGGACCTGCTCGCCGAGGCGCAGGCGGCCTACGACGAGCGCGCCGCGATCACCCTCGCCACCCGGCTGCGCCGCGACCACCCCGCCGACCTGGTGGCCGCCGCGCTCACCCAGGCCGCCCTGCGCCGGCGGGCCCGGACCAAGTTCGGAGCCGACGCGGACCGGATGTTCTTCACCCGCGACGGGCTGGAGCAGGCGACCACCGCCGGGGTCGCGGCCCACCGGGCCGGGCGGATCGCCGCCGTCCTCGGCGCCGACGAGGGCGGCCCGGCGGGTGGCGCCGCAGAACGGGCCGAGCCCGCGCGGGTGGCCGACCTGTGCTGCGGCATCGGCGGAGACCTGCTGGCGCTGGCCCGGGCCGGCCTGGCCGTGACCGGCTTCGACCGGGACCCGCTGACCGCCGAGATCGCGCGGGCCAACCTTGCCGACCTGGCCAACCTGGCCACTCCGGCCGGCTCCGGCGATCCGGCCGGCCGGAGTGTCCAGGCGCACGCCCGGGTCGAGGTGGCCGACGTCACCGAGGTGGACCGCTCCCCCTACGCCGGGGTGGTGGCCGACCCGGCCAGGCGCTCGGGCCGGGGCAGGGTCTTCGACCCGGCCGACTACTCACCGCCCTGGTCGTTCGTGACCGACCTGCTCACCGGCACCGCCTGCGTCAAGACGGCGCCGATCATCCCCCACGCCCTGATTCCCGCCGAGGTGGAGGCGGAGTGGGTCAGCGAGGGCCGCGAGGTGAAGGAGGCGGCCCTGTGGTCGGGTGCCCTGAGGTCGCGGGCGGAGGGATCCGGTGAGCCGGTACGCCGGCGCGCGACCGTGCTGCCGGCGGGTACCGCCCTCACCGACGCCGACGATCCGGGCGATGCGCCGGTCAGCGAACCGCTCGGCTACCTCTACGAACCCGACGGCGCGGTGATCCGCGCCGGCCTGGTGACCGCGGTGGCGCCGCTGGTGGACGGGGCGCTGGTGCACCCGAAGATCGCCTACCTCACCTCCGCCCGATGGGTGCCGACGCCGTTCGCCACGGCGTACCGCATCGAGGAGGTGCTGCCGTACGACGTGAAGGTGCTCAGGCGCGCGTTGCGTGCCCGCGACGTCGGCGCCCTGACCGTGAAGAAGCGGGGCGTGGACGTGGACCCGGACGTCCTCCGCAAGCGCCTCGCCCCGCGGGGGTCGGCCGCGGCGACGCTGGTGGTGACCAGGACCGCCGGCGGTAGCGTCGCCCTGCTGGTGACGCCGCTGGTGACGCCTCCGGGGGAACCCCCGGCCGCGTGA
- a CDS encoding Rid family detoxifying hydrolase translates to MAKEAIRTDQAPNPAGAYSQGIVANGFLYTAGFGPADPKTGELVEGGVAEQTAQVMRNVAAVLAERGLTFDDVVKATVHLADLADFADFNRVYESFLEAPYPVRTTVGSQLNNILVEIDVVAALRS, encoded by the coding sequence ATGGCCAAGGAAGCGATCCGGACCGACCAGGCGCCCAACCCGGCCGGTGCCTACTCCCAGGGCATCGTGGCCAACGGCTTCCTCTACACCGCGGGCTTCGGCCCGGCCGACCCGAAGACCGGCGAGCTCGTGGAGGGCGGTGTCGCCGAGCAGACCGCACAGGTGATGCGCAACGTCGCCGCGGTGCTCGCCGAGCGCGGCCTCACCTTCGACGACGTGGTGAAGGCCACCGTGCACCTCGCCGACCTGGCCGACTTCGCGGACTTCAACCGGGTGTACGAGTCGTTCCTCGAGGCGCCCTACCCCGTCCGCACCACGGTGGGGTCCCAGCTGAACAACATCCTGGTGGAGATCGACGTGGTGGCCGCGCTGCGGTCCTGA
- a CDS encoding glycoside hydrolase family 3 protein translates to MLARRWRARTARAVALALLLIMSTACGGAGDDGGGDGPGSAGRGARADPKATPASSPSRPTATPAPSPDRKLSWGPTEAEWRRAQQTVAGMTASQKAGQVIVAGFQGTEAPIESLRRYHVGGVIVMGYNVDSVAQVSAVNAALHAEARKEGRDWPLLVGVDQEGGLVARVKAPLTEFPAYMTLGAARDPKLARRVARASGEELRKLGFTMVFAPDADVTTGPDDPTIASRSAGDDPEEVAAIVKGSLRGYADAGILSVPKHFPGHGSVPADSHVSLPVQHASLATLKRRDLVPFAMAVKDGASAVMVAHIDVRAVDPGTPASVSKPMIDGVLRRQLGFQGAVFTDALEMAAVADKYGSAEAGVRALLAGADVLLLPASAAKTHDAIMAALRTGRLPQARLDEAAARSIALMLHARSTAQKTPSQVEFGGAKDLSYAASLQGLTVVSGKCEGRLVDKRISVVGGRSEDRARLTEAARKAGLTVGEGGDVVHLLNRGEAGSGAVVVALDTPYGLARSSASTARIGLYGRTPEAFRALVDVLTGKARGGGRLPVHAGDLPAQHCR, encoded by the coding sequence ATGCTGGCACGCCGATGGCGGGCAAGGACGGCTCGCGCCGTCGCGCTCGCGCTCCTGCTGATCATGTCCACCGCCTGTGGTGGAGCCGGTGACGACGGCGGCGGTGACGGGCCGGGGAGCGCGGGCCGGGGCGCCCGGGCCGACCCGAAGGCGACACCGGCGAGCAGCCCGAGCCGGCCCACCGCCACCCCCGCGCCGAGCCCGGACCGGAAGCTGTCCTGGGGCCCGACCGAGGCGGAGTGGCGCCGCGCCCAGCAGACCGTTGCCGGCATGACGGCCAGCCAGAAGGCCGGCCAGGTGATCGTGGCCGGCTTCCAGGGGACCGAGGCGCCGATCGAGTCGCTGCGCAGGTACCACGTCGGCGGCGTGATCGTGATGGGGTACAACGTCGATTCGGTCGCGCAGGTGAGCGCTGTCAACGCCGCCCTGCACGCCGAGGCCCGCAAGGAGGGCCGGGACTGGCCGCTGCTGGTCGGCGTGGACCAGGAAGGTGGGCTCGTCGCCAGAGTCAAGGCGCCGTTGACGGAGTTCCCCGCGTACATGACGCTCGGCGCCGCCCGCGACCCGAAGCTCGCCCGCCGCGTCGCCCGGGCCAGCGGGGAGGAGCTGCGCAAGCTCGGCTTCACCATGGTCTTCGCGCCGGACGCCGACGTGACCACCGGCCCGGACGACCCGACCATCGCCAGCCGCTCCGCAGGTGACGACCCCGAGGAGGTCGCCGCCATCGTCAAGGGATCCTTGCGGGGGTACGCCGACGCCGGGATCCTGTCCGTTCCCAAGCACTTTCCCGGGCACGGCAGCGTTCCCGCCGACAGCCACGTCAGCCTGCCCGTCCAGCACGCCTCCCTGGCCACGTTGAAGCGCCGCGACCTGGTGCCGTTCGCCATGGCGGTCAAGGACGGTGCGTCGGCGGTCATGGTCGCCCACATCGACGTACGCGCGGTCGATCCGGGCACGCCGGCGTCGGTGTCGAAGCCGATGATCGACGGCGTCCTGCGCAGACAGCTCGGCTTCCAGGGTGCGGTGTTCACCGACGCGCTGGAGATGGCCGCGGTGGCCGACAAGTACGGCAGCGCCGAGGCAGGCGTACGCGCCCTGCTCGCCGGCGCCGACGTGCTCCTGTTGCCGGCCAGTGCGGCGAAGACGCACGACGCGATCATGGCGGCGCTGCGTACGGGCCGGCTGCCGCAAGCGCGGCTTGACGAGGCTGCCGCGCGTTCGATCGCGTTGATGCTGCACGCGAGGTCGACCGCGCAGAAGACGCCGTCCCAGGTCGAGTTCGGCGGGGCGAAGGACCTCTCCTACGCCGCCTCGCTGCAGGGACTCACCGTGGTGTCGGGCAAGTGCGAAGGACGCCTGGTGGACAAGCGGATCAGCGTCGTCGGTGGCCGGTCCGAGGACCGTGCCCGGCTCACCGAGGCCGCCCGCAAGGCAGGCTTGACAGTGGGCGAGGGCGGCGACGTCGTACACCTGCTGAACCGCGGCGAGGCGGGCTCGGGCGCGGTGGTCGTCGCCCTGGACACCCCTTACGGCCTGGCGCGCAGCTCCGCGTCCACGGCGCGGATCGGGTTGTACGGGCGTACGCCGGAAGCGTTCCGCGCCTTGGTCGACGTGCTGACCGGCAAGGCCCGCGGCGGCGGCCGGCTTCCGGTGCACGCCGGGGACCTGCCCGCGCAGCACTGCCGCTAG